A window from Mytilus galloprovincialis chromosome 8, xbMytGall1.hap1.1, whole genome shotgun sequence encodes these proteins:
- the LOC143042164 gene encoding uncharacterized protein LOC143042164 isoform X2, whose product MAENWELKKMLSKQSKLRGVTEGGPPPFVPFGHKIQQVKPATQKDNFKSLATKKEEKKEEGEFEQQRQATIAEALQAKEEKTKTFGGGQKQVGSDKDIARIMEMGFSADQASNSLKQNNGNFQLAVNDLLQGRGGARQNQYGSDRQGPSTRGGKGDFQGRQPREDRREGRGRRQKDEDSEEMSSKPSAPVTLFDFLAKSNKIPVGSKENKENKDSKSSNSVPSKSMQYSNDGSRQGDRGYKPKYQDNSSNYDRQNSQNDRRNFDSRPKSSPAFNPQQSSNYDNKSQRPGSGYDRNKQPDKFDRGQGGYDRNKQPDKFDRGQSGYDRNKQPDKFDRGQSGYDRNKQPDKFDKGQRSQQTNNDRNFQQSKGDGQFSNNRQNYNNDKVTRNDRPQNYDKRSEQGSNTSDRNFQDSRRPNQKGNDREQNYDGRSDTSKSRNYNDRGSQNENRSSNGNDYDSRDSQNRNPGDYSSGRTEQRDSNYTTSNRRDGQNNKSQTNYKGKSENSDQSYQGQTNDFKSRKKEPTNNGQKQYQAPAGEIKTWKEGEHCLAKYWEDNQYYHAVIHQCIQSFAVVLFLEYGNHEEVKLTDIKPLPKVQAVALPDFSMPPPGMFAYNVPPPANQPTNASQIQSMEFRRKKPDNDKPTMQYYQPPKQRYN is encoded by the exons ATGGCGGAAAACTGGGAACTTAAAAag atgttaTCTAAACAGTCCAAACTGAGAGGTGTGACAGAAGGAGGACCACCTCCATTTGTTCCTTTTGGGCATAAAATACAACAAGTCAAACCTGCAACTCAGAAAG ACAATTTTAAGTCCCTTGCAACAAAGAAGGAAGAAAAGAAAGAGGAAGGAGAATTTGAACAACAGAGACAGGCAACCATTGCTGAAGCTCTGCAGGCCaaagaagaaaagacaaaaacattTGGTGGTGGACAAAAACAG GTTGGCTCTGATAAAGACATTGCAAGAATTATGGAAATGGGATTTTCTGCTGATCAGGccagtaattctttaaaacagaacAATGGGAACTTCCAACTAGCTGTCAATGATCTCCTACAAGGAAGGGGAGGAGCTAGACAGAACCAATATGGTAGTGATAGACAAGGTCCATCAACAAGAGGTGGGAAAGGAGATTTCCAAGGGAGACAACCCAGGGAAGATAGGAGAG AAGGTCGTGGCAGACGACAGAAAGATGAAGATTCTGAGGAAATGTCCAGTAAACCATCAGCTCCTGTTACTCTGTTTGACTTCTTAGCTAAAAGTAATAAAATACCTGTGGGAAGTAAAGAAAATAAAG AAAACAAAGATTCAAAATCCAGCAATAGTGTGCCTTCTAAATCTATGCAATACTCAAACGATGGCAGCAGACAGGGTGATAGAGGTTATAAACCCAAATATCAAGACAATTCATCTAACTATGATAGACAAAATTCACAAAACGATAGACGAAACTTTGATAGCAGACCCAAATCTAGTCCCGCATTTAATCCACAACAATCCTCCAACTATGATAATAAATCTCAGCGACCTGGGAGTGGTTACGATCGAAATAAACAACCTGATAAATTTGACAGAGGTCAGGGTGGTTACGATCGTAATAAACAACCAGATAAATTTGACAGAGGTCAAAGTGGTTACGATCGTAATAAACAACCAGATAAATTTGACAGAGGTCAAAGTGGTTATGATCGAAATAAACAACCAGATAAATTTGACAAAGGTCAGAGGTCACAACAGACAAATAATGACAGAAACTTTCAACAAAGTAAAGGTGATGGGCAGTTTAGTAATAATCGTCAAAATTATAACAATGATAAAGTAACAAGAAACGATAGGCCACAAAATTACGACAAAAGGTCAGAGCAAGGGTCAAATACTAGTGATAGAAACTTTCAAGACAGCAGACGACCAAATCAAAAAGGAAATGATCGAGAACAGAACTATGACGGACGGTCAGATACCAGTAAAAGTCGTAATTACAATGACCGAGGTTCACAAAATGAAAACCGTAGTTCAAATGGAAATGATTATGATAGCAGAGACTCTCAAAACAGAAATCCTGGAGATTATAGTTCTGGTAGAACAGAACAAAGAGACAGTAATTATACTACAAGTAATAGGAGAgatggacaaaataacaaatcacaAACTAACTACAAAGGAAAGTCTGAAAACAGTGACCAGTCGTATCAAGGACAAACAAATGATTTTAAATCCAGGAAAAAAGAACCCACaaataatggacaaaaacagTATCAAGCA CCTGCTGGTGAAATTAAGACCTGGAAAGAAGGAGAACATTGTTTGGCCAAATATTGGGAAGATAATCAG TATTATCATGCTGTGATACACCAGTGCATACAGAGTTTTGCTGTTGTACTATTTCTGGAATATGGAAATCATGAGGAAGTTAAATTAACAGATATAAAACCA CTGCCTAAAGTACAAGCAGTAGCACTACCAGACTTCAGTATGCCACCACCTGGGATGTTTGCTTATAACGTACCCCCACCAGCTAATCAACCAACCAATGCCAGCCAAATACAAAGCATGGAATTCAGACGGAAGAAGCCAGATAATGACAAACCAACCATGCAATATTATCAACCACCAAAACAACGATATAATTAA
- the LOC143042164 gene encoding uncharacterized protein LOC143042164 isoform X1 — protein sequence MAGATLDAKGWHLSTEGIEQCVGDNARKDEKIIDVAKDTDFKEIGRKWLPEDVSKVSCEYVEGPGVLQIQKIRNVAAPKDNEESQGAPRLLKLTLTDGHLNCNGVETEKLDKFGVNVPPGTKVLLKGTVAVEHGILLLNNKNCHLIGGRVEKMAENWELKKMLSKQSKLRGVTEGGPPPFVPFGHKIQQVKPATQKDNFKSLATKKEEKKEEGEFEQQRQATIAEALQAKEEKTKTFGGGQKQVGSDKDIARIMEMGFSADQASNSLKQNNGNFQLAVNDLLQGRGGARQNQYGSDRQGPSTRGGKGDFQGRQPREDRREGRGRRQKDEDSEEMSSKPSAPVTLFDFLAKSNKIPVGSKENKENKDSKSSNSVPSKSMQYSNDGSRQGDRGYKPKYQDNSSNYDRQNSQNDRRNFDSRPKSSPAFNPQQSSNYDNKSQRPGSGYDRNKQPDKFDRGQGGYDRNKQPDKFDRGQSGYDRNKQPDKFDRGQSGYDRNKQPDKFDKGQRSQQTNNDRNFQQSKGDGQFSNNRQNYNNDKVTRNDRPQNYDKRSEQGSNTSDRNFQDSRRPNQKGNDREQNYDGRSDTSKSRNYNDRGSQNENRSSNGNDYDSRDSQNRNPGDYSSGRTEQRDSNYTTSNRRDGQNNKSQTNYKGKSENSDQSYQGQTNDFKSRKKEPTNNGQKQYQAPAGEIKTWKEGEHCLAKYWEDNQYYHAVIHQCIQSFAVVLFLEYGNHEEVKLTDIKPLPKVQAVALPDFSMPPPGMFAYNVPPPANQPTNASQIQSMEFRRKKPDNDKPTMQYYQPPKQRYN from the exons GCATTTAAGTACAGAGGGTATTGAACAGTGTGTTGGTGATAACGCCAGAAAAGATGAAAAGATAATTGATGTTGCCAAAGAT actgattttaaagaaattggaAGGAAATGGTTACCAGAAGATGTTAGTAAAGTCAGCTGTGAATAT gttgAAGGTCCAGGGGTGTTACAAATACAGAAGATTAGGAATGTAGCAGCCCCTAAAGATAATGAGGAATCTCAAGGAGCCCCCAGACTGCTGAAACTGACCCTTACTGATGGTCATCTTAACTGTAATGGTGTGGAAACAGAAAAACTTGATAAGTTTGg AGTGAATGTACCACCAGGAACTAAAGTACTGTTAAAGGGAACAGTAGCAGTAGAACATGGAATTCTGTTGTTGAACAATAAAAATTGTCACCTGATTGGTGGACGTGTGGAGAAAATGGCGGAAAACTGGGAACTTAAAAag atgttaTCTAAACAGTCCAAACTGAGAGGTGTGACAGAAGGAGGACCACCTCCATTTGTTCCTTTTGGGCATAAAATACAACAAGTCAAACCTGCAACTCAGAAAG ACAATTTTAAGTCCCTTGCAACAAAGAAGGAAGAAAAGAAAGAGGAAGGAGAATTTGAACAACAGAGACAGGCAACCATTGCTGAAGCTCTGCAGGCCaaagaagaaaagacaaaaacattTGGTGGTGGACAAAAACAG GTTGGCTCTGATAAAGACATTGCAAGAATTATGGAAATGGGATTTTCTGCTGATCAGGccagtaattctttaaaacagaacAATGGGAACTTCCAACTAGCTGTCAATGATCTCCTACAAGGAAGGGGAGGAGCTAGACAGAACCAATATGGTAGTGATAGACAAGGTCCATCAACAAGAGGTGGGAAAGGAGATTTCCAAGGGAGACAACCCAGGGAAGATAGGAGAG AAGGTCGTGGCAGACGACAGAAAGATGAAGATTCTGAGGAAATGTCCAGTAAACCATCAGCTCCTGTTACTCTGTTTGACTTCTTAGCTAAAAGTAATAAAATACCTGTGGGAAGTAAAGAAAATAAAG AAAACAAAGATTCAAAATCCAGCAATAGTGTGCCTTCTAAATCTATGCAATACTCAAACGATGGCAGCAGACAGGGTGATAGAGGTTATAAACCCAAATATCAAGACAATTCATCTAACTATGATAGACAAAATTCACAAAACGATAGACGAAACTTTGATAGCAGACCCAAATCTAGTCCCGCATTTAATCCACAACAATCCTCCAACTATGATAATAAATCTCAGCGACCTGGGAGTGGTTACGATCGAAATAAACAACCTGATAAATTTGACAGAGGTCAGGGTGGTTACGATCGTAATAAACAACCAGATAAATTTGACAGAGGTCAAAGTGGTTACGATCGTAATAAACAACCAGATAAATTTGACAGAGGTCAAAGTGGTTATGATCGAAATAAACAACCAGATAAATTTGACAAAGGTCAGAGGTCACAACAGACAAATAATGACAGAAACTTTCAACAAAGTAAAGGTGATGGGCAGTTTAGTAATAATCGTCAAAATTATAACAATGATAAAGTAACAAGAAACGATAGGCCACAAAATTACGACAAAAGGTCAGAGCAAGGGTCAAATACTAGTGATAGAAACTTTCAAGACAGCAGACGACCAAATCAAAAAGGAAATGATCGAGAACAGAACTATGACGGACGGTCAGATACCAGTAAAAGTCGTAATTACAATGACCGAGGTTCACAAAATGAAAACCGTAGTTCAAATGGAAATGATTATGATAGCAGAGACTCTCAAAACAGAAATCCTGGAGATTATAGTTCTGGTAGAACAGAACAAAGAGACAGTAATTATACTACAAGTAATAGGAGAgatggacaaaataacaaatcacaAACTAACTACAAAGGAAAGTCTGAAAACAGTGACCAGTCGTATCAAGGACAAACAAATGATTTTAAATCCAGGAAAAAAGAACCCACaaataatggacaaaaacagTATCAAGCA CCTGCTGGTGAAATTAAGACCTGGAAAGAAGGAGAACATTGTTTGGCCAAATATTGGGAAGATAATCAG TATTATCATGCTGTGATACACCAGTGCATACAGAGTTTTGCTGTTGTACTATTTCTGGAATATGGAAATCATGAGGAAGTTAAATTAACAGATATAAAACCA CTGCCTAAAGTACAAGCAGTAGCACTACCAGACTTCAGTATGCCACCACCTGGGATGTTTGCTTATAACGTACCCCCACCAGCTAATCAACCAACCAATGCCAGCCAAATACAAAGCATGGAATTCAGACGGAAGAAGCCAGATAATGACAAACCAACCATGCAATATTATCAACCACCAAAACAACGATATAATTAA